Proteins from one Calditrichota bacterium genomic window:
- a CDS encoding FtsX-like permease family protein, with protein sequence MNLSHYLNIFVEKILQNKLLSRFTFLNEEQLRISIEGVLNHKLRSLLTILGIIFGVAAVISMLAIGEGARRKTMSQIQSLGLQNIIVQQEENDADDDDGQTLLSLADVDALAAIVPNINNIAPVVERDYDASYQSRIAEIVLTGTYPEYLSLMNLKISSGGIFSKYENKTYQRVCVLGSQAAKDLFLVENPLGKKIKIENVWFTVIGVLQYQPKSIAGTKEVDLNSNIFAPINSVNIRYDREDGESELEQIILQLNNDAPVVATSNLVDQILYRRHNQVKNYSMIVPEQLLQQSEETQKIFNIVMGAIAGISLLVGGIGIMNIMLASVLERTREIGIRRSLGATRKDVLNQFLTEALILSLFGGIIGIVVGYTLAIGITFYSDWDTAVSAWSVIISFGVSSGVGIVFGYYPAKQAASLNPIEALRYE encoded by the coding sequence ATGAACCTATCACACTATTTGAATATTTTTGTAGAAAAAATCCTGCAAAACAAGCTGTTATCGCGTTTTACTTTTTTAAACGAAGAACAGCTTCGTATTAGTATTGAAGGCGTTTTAAACCATAAGCTTCGATCGCTGCTTACAATTTTGGGGATAATTTTTGGTGTTGCTGCTGTTATATCCATGTTGGCAATTGGAGAAGGTGCCCGGCGCAAAACCATGTCTCAGATTCAATCGCTTGGGTTACAAAACATAATTGTGCAGCAGGAAGAAAATGACGCTGATGATGATGATGGGCAGACTCTTTTATCGCTTGCAGATGTTGATGCGTTAGCGGCGATTGTTCCAAATATTAATAATATTGCCCCGGTTGTTGAACGCGATTATGATGCTTCGTATCAAAGCAGGATAGCCGAAATTGTTTTAACCGGCACCTATCCCGAATATCTTTCCTTAATGAATTTGAAAATATCCTCTGGTGGTATTTTTTCAAAATACGAAAATAAAACCTATCAGCGGGTTTGCGTGTTAGGATCGCAGGCTGCTAAAGATCTTTTTCTTGTAGAAAACCCTTTGGGGAAAAAAATAAAAATTGAGAATGTCTGGTTTACTGTTATTGGGGTTCTGCAATATCAGCCTAAAAGTATTGCCGGCACAAAAGAAGTGGACTTAAACAGCAATATTTTTGCGCCGATTAACTCTGTCAATATCCGCTACGACAGGGAAGACGGCGAGAGTGAGTTAGAGCAAATTATTTTACAACTCAATAATGATGCCCCGGTAGTTGCTACTTCAAACCTGGTAGATCAGATTCTTTACCGGCGCCACAATCAAGTAAAAAATTATTCCATGATTGTTCCGGAACAACTTTTACAGCAAAGTGAGGAAACCCAGAAAATATTTAATATCGTTATGGGCGCCATTGCGGGGATTTCCCTTTTGGTTGGCGGCATCGGAATTATGAACATTATGCTTGCGTCTGTTTTGGAGAGAACCCGTGAAATTGGTATCCGCCGATCGCTGGGTGCTACACGCAAAGATGTGTTAAACCAGTTTTTAACCGAAGCATTAATCTTAAGTTTGTTTGGCGGAATAATTGGCATTGTTGTTGGCTATACTCTGGCGATAGGGATTACTTTTTATTCTGACTGGGACACCGCGGTAAGCGCCTGGTCAGTTATTATCTCGTTTGGTGTTAGCAGTGGTGTTGGTATTGTTTTTGGATATTACCCTGCCAAGCAAGCCGCCAGTTTAAACCCGATAGAAGCCTTGCGTTATGAGTGA
- a CDS encoding HlyD family efflux transporter periplasmic adaptor subunit codes for MLKLFNRYKKNKIVLSILMILVLIVIVSAMSSSTEALLFKVERKPFVIDLPVDGELKSLESHIVKAPSNIWRNVRIVRLAPEGSIVKEGDFLIQFDTAEFQQKLLEAQNNLEKAKANLASTMANNKSNMSDLVSNIKLESYSLEQSRLRAKNAVYESENKRKEIEFSLKKAEISYKQLVDKKQSTIKIQAAALKQAELEVEQSEIKVKRAQDDMGKMRIVSPADGLIVYKELWEGGGMVKLKVGMSPWRGQALMEIPGANKMKVSVKINEVDIAKLAVEQKVNITLDAVPDTTFTGLVKEIAALANRDRKTKKNVFDVEIYLNEEDERMKPGMSANAQIIIDEIPDVLSVPIDAITVENEKTWVNDSDGDPIEITTGKSSSDFIVVEDGLEDGDEIQLSGESGGSDQSKKKRKPKNKNGSNGTVIIMG; via the coding sequence ATGTTAAAACTTTTTAACCGTTACAAGAAAAATAAAATAGTTCTTTCGATTTTGATGATTCTTGTTCTCATTGTAATAGTAAGTGCTATGAGTAGCAGTACGGAAGCACTTTTGTTTAAAGTTGAAAGAAAACCATTTGTAATAGATTTGCCTGTTGACGGTGAATTAAAATCACTGGAATCTCACATTGTAAAAGCCCCATCCAATATTTGGCGAAACGTGCGTATTGTACGGCTGGCACCGGAAGGAAGTATTGTTAAAGAAGGCGATTTTCTTATCCAGTTTGATACGGCAGAATTCCAGCAAAAATTACTTGAAGCTCAAAATAATCTTGAAAAAGCTAAGGCCAACCTTGCAAGTACCATGGCCAATAACAAAAGTAATATGTCAGATTTAGTAAGTAATATAAAGCTGGAATCTTATTCTTTGGAGCAAAGCAGGTTACGGGCAAAAAATGCTGTTTATGAATCTGAAAATAAGCGAAAAGAAATTGAATTTAGCCTAAAAAAAGCGGAGATCAGCTACAAGCAATTGGTTGACAAAAAACAATCGACCATTAAAATACAAGCAGCAGCTTTAAAACAAGCAGAGCTGGAAGTGGAGCAATCTGAAATAAAAGTAAAGCGTGCCCAGGATGATATGGGCAAGATGAGAATAGTTTCGCCGGCGGATGGCCTTATAGTTTATAAAGAACTTTGGGAAGGCGGCGGGATGGTTAAGCTGAAAGTTGGGATGTCTCCCTGGCGCGGACAGGCTTTGATGGAAATCCCGGGTGCCAACAAAATGAAAGTTAGCGTTAAAATAAACGAGGTGGATATTGCCAAACTTGCGGTTGAGCAGAAGGTAAATATTACCCTGGATGCCGTGCCGGATACAACTTTTACCGGCCTGGTAAAAGAAATCGCAGCGCTTGCAAATCGTGACCGGAAAACAAAGAAAAATGTTTTCGATGTTGAGATTTATTTGAATGAAGAAGACGAAAGAATGAAGCCCGGCATGTCTGCAAATGCCCAAATTATTATCGATGAAATTCCGGATGTGTTGTCCGTTCCGATTGATGCCATTACAGTTGAAAATGAAAAAACCTGGGTTAATGATTCTGATGGTGATCCCATTGAAATAACAACCGGGAAGTCCAGTTCAGATTTTATTGTGGTTGAAGATGGTCTGGAAGATGGTGATGAAATTCAGCTGTCCGGAGAGTCAGGTGGATCAGATCAGTCAAAGAAAAAGAGAAAACCTAAAAATAAAAATGGCTCCAATGGAACTGTGATAATAATGGGCTGA
- a CDS encoding HlyD family efflux transporter periplasmic adaptor subunit — protein sequence MRIKRFFFTLCIFTLFFIFSGCDGNSGTSSKNLFKVKKPSVITISESGQLESVNNTFILSPSDWNMEYRIAHLAKEGSFVHQGDTVVYFNTETAQSELDEALAQLEIQQEKYWEVLEQNAVSLKEKENQLQQLNLQYKINLSRVEQAKFESDVRLKEAQLELEKTILNLSKTKDNLASSKIINQKKADLVHLEIRQAEVRISRAKNKLADMILIAPKGGMVIYQRQRGMSGGGEKIKVGDSVWPRSPIMAIPDLDAMQVKVKLNEIDRPLVMEGQKANITIEAYPDSLFSGEVHSISKIVEKADGANNLKTYEMIIHLLPGTNYRLKPGLSAVAVVEIDSAKNMFEVPSWCVEERDKKFYVREKDNGEVAVKIHTLRDGKAYIKGDLAVGMELRAIF from the coding sequence ATGCGTATAAAAAGATTTTTTTTTACTCTTTGTATTTTTACCCTTTTTTTTATTTTCTCCGGATGTGATGGAAATTCAGGTACATCATCAAAAAATCTTTTCAAAGTTAAAAAGCCATCTGTAATTACAATTTCAGAATCCGGGCAGCTTGAATCTGTAAACAATACATTTATTCTTTCGCCAAGCGATTGGAATATGGAGTATCGAATTGCACATCTTGCCAAAGAAGGAAGTTTTGTACATCAAGGAGATACGGTTGTTTACTTTAATACAGAAACGGCACAGTCCGAATTGGATGAAGCACTGGCTCAGCTCGAAATTCAGCAGGAAAAATATTGGGAAGTTTTAGAACAAAATGCAGTGAGTTTGAAAGAAAAGGAAAACCAACTGCAGCAACTGAACTTACAATATAAAATAAATCTTAGCAGGGTCGAACAGGCAAAGTTTGAGTCTGATGTCCGGTTGAAAGAAGCACAACTGGAGCTTGAGAAAACAATCCTGAATCTTTCAAAAACGAAAGATAACCTGGCCTCATCAAAAATAATCAATCAAAAGAAAGCAGATTTAGTACATCTGGAAATTCGTCAGGCCGAAGTTAGAATTTCACGTGCAAAAAATAAACTGGCTGATATGATACTTATCGCACCAAAAGGCGGTATGGTTATTTATCAGAGACAAAGAGGAATGAGCGGAGGCGGTGAAAAAATTAAAGTGGGTGATTCTGTTTGGCCACGTTCACCTATTATGGCAATTCCCGATTTGGATGCAATGCAGGTCAAAGTAAAATTAAATGAGATTGACCGTCCTTTGGTTATGGAAGGACAAAAGGCAAATATTACAATTGAAGCATATCCCGATTCATTGTTTAGTGGAGAAGTCCACAGTATTTCAAAAATTGTTGAAAAAGCTGATGGGGCCAATAATTTAAAAACTTATGAAATGATAATTCATTTATTACCAGGAACAAATTATCGGCTCAAACCAGGATTATCTGCAGTTGCCGTTGTGGAAATTGACTCTGCTAAAAACATGTTTGAGGTACCGAGCTGGTGTGTTGAAGAGCGGGACAAGAAGTTTTATGTACGAGAGAAAGACAATGGAGAAGTCGCTGTAAAAATCCATACTCTTCGTGATGGGAAGGCATATATAAAAGGAGACCTTGCTGTAGGCATGGAACTGAGGGCGATCTTTTAG
- a CDS encoding inorganic phosphate transporter — MEVTTILLIIALGAGFYMAWSIGANDVANAMGTSVGSGALTVKRAVIIAAVLEFAGAFLVGTHVSETIRKGIISPELFLGNEFDLVFGMIGALLAAAVWLQIASYFGWPVSTTHSIVGAVLGFGVMYGGMHAADWAKVGSIAASWVISPLLSGTISYLIFMLIRRLIFYSDDPVRIAKKMTPYLVFFVFLVLTLAMVFKGLKNLKLDLGFSEAFLVAIIVGVVAAIISSFLVKRIKHVEQKEKLNVKQPAAVGKRIDKALVHLQKALAKSDGQLGSELSNVVGDLSTLHNDLSRKLDTSTESSDYKTVEKIFVYLQILSAGFVAFAHGANDVANAVGPLAAVITVISTGSFAAKSAVPIWVLGLGGLGIVIGLSTWGWRVMMTIGKKITELTPSRGFAAEFAAAITIVLASKLGIPVSTTHTLVGGVLGVGFARGIKALNLKVVTNIFISWIITIPVGAIGAIIFYYILQAIFG; from the coding sequence ATGGAAGTTACCACAATTTTATTGATAATAGCGCTGGGAGCTGGGTTTTACATGGCCTGGAGTATTGGTGCAAACGACGTGGCAAATGCTATGGGTACGTCAGTTGGGTCGGGTGCCTTAACGGTTAAAAGAGCTGTAATTATTGCTGCTGTTTTGGAGTTTGCCGGTGCTTTTTTGGTAGGAACACATGTTTCAGAAACGATACGAAAAGGAATTATTAGTCCGGAACTCTTTTTAGGAAATGAGTTTGATCTTGTTTTTGGGATGATTGGGGCTTTACTCGCAGCAGCCGTGTGGCTTCAAATAGCATCTTATTTTGGCTGGCCGGTTTCCACAACGCACTCAATCGTTGGGGCTGTTTTAGGATTTGGTGTTATGTACGGCGGTATGCATGCGGCTGATTGGGCTAAAGTTGGCTCCATTGCTGCCAGTTGGGTTATTTCCCCACTGCTTTCAGGAACAATCAGTTATCTCATTTTTATGCTTATTCGCAGGCTGATTTTTTATAGCGATGACCCTGTAAGGATCGCAAAAAAAATGACTCCTTATCTTGTCTTTTTTGTTTTTCTTGTATTAACCCTGGCAATGGTATTCAAAGGATTGAAAAATTTGAAACTTGATCTGGGTTTTAGTGAGGCCTTTTTGGTAGCAATTATTGTTGGTGTTGTTGCAGCAATAATAAGTTCATTTCTGGTTAAAAGAATTAAACATGTTGAGCAAAAAGAAAAACTTAATGTAAAACAACCGGCGGCAGTGGGCAAAAGAATAGACAAAGCACTTGTACATCTACAAAAAGCGCTGGCAAAATCAGATGGGCAATTAGGTAGTGAGTTGTCAAACGTTGTTGGTGATCTTAGCACATTACATAACGATCTGTCCAGAAAACTAGATACCAGCACAGAAAGCTCAGATTATAAAACAGTAGAAAAAATATTTGTTTATCTACAGATACTAAGCGCCGGATTTGTAGCCTTTGCACATGGCGCTAATGATGTTGCAAATGCTGTTGGCCCCCTTGCTGCAGTAATTACAGTTATTTCAACAGGAAGTTTTGCTGCTAAATCAGCTGTTCCAATTTGGGTTCTTGGATTAGGTGGTCTTGGGATTGTTATTGGATTGTCCACCTGGGGATGGCGTGTAATGATGACAATTGGTAAAAAGATTACTGAGCTTACACCATCACGTGGTTTTGCTGCAGAATTTGCTGCCGCTATAACAATCGTGTTGGCCTCCAAACTAGGTATCCCTGTAAGTACAACACATACGCTGGTTGGTGGTGTTTTGGGTGTAGGGTTTGCGCGTGGTATTAAAGCACTTAACCTAAAAGTTGTCACAAACATCTTTATCTCATGGATAATAACTATCCCGGTTGGAGCTATTGGGGCAATTATTTTTTACTATATATTACAAGCAATTTTTGGATGA
- a CDS encoding TIGR00153 family protein → MSLMENLFSRSPFTPLQTHMEKVAKCVNKLDDLYEAFVKNDSELLLKLTDEISDLEHSADLTKNDIRSNLPRGLFLAINRADLLQILSLQDSIADAAEDVAVIMTLKKIEPIKGLKAELKAFLDKNTGAVESVHQIIHELERLLQSSFGGAEAKRVKQMVNDVAFLEHEVDIMQRGILKKLYNMETKLDYASFNLWINIIQTVSSLSNLSEKLAYKISSLIETN, encoded by the coding sequence ATGAGTTTAATGGAAAATTTATTTTCCCGTTCACCTTTCACACCATTACAAACCCATATGGAAAAAGTGGCAAAATGTGTGAATAAATTAGATGACCTGTATGAGGCATTTGTTAAAAATGATTCCGAACTCCTTTTAAAACTTACTGATGAAATATCTGACCTGGAACACTCTGCAGATTTAACAAAGAATGATATTCGTTCAAATTTACCGCGAGGACTATTTTTAGCAATTAACCGTGCCGATCTTTTACAAATTCTTTCTTTGCAGGATTCAATTGCCGATGCTGCAGAAGATGTAGCTGTTATAATGACATTGAAAAAGATTGAGCCAATAAAAGGCCTTAAAGCAGAATTAAAAGCTTTTCTTGATAAGAATACCGGAGCAGTAGAAAGCGTCCATCAAATTATTCATGAATTGGAACGTCTTTTACAGTCATCATTCGGCGGTGCTGAAGCCAAGAGGGTAAAGCAAATGGTTAATGATGTGGCGTTTTTAGAACATGAAGTAGATATTATGCAACGCGGAATATTAAAGAAACTGTATAATATGGAAACCAAATTGGATTATGCCAGCTTTAATCTCTGGATAAACATCATCCAAACAGTTTCATCATTATCCAATTTATCTGAAAAACTGGCTTATAAAATATCCAGCCTGATAGAAACAAATTAA
- the acs gene encoding acetate--CoA ligase, which translates to MGSKIEGDVYYPSKEVIKQANVQDYDKMYKRSIEDREGFWAEQAEQLEWYKKWDKVLDDSKKPFYKWFTGGKTNIIQNAIDRHLKTWRRNKLALIWEGEPGDLKTYSYHALNREVSKFGNVLKSMGVQKGDVVTIYMPQVPELVIAMLACAKIGAAHSVVYGGFSVEALAERIEDAESRVLITADGGYRRGKPTRLKDIADAAIKRSPRIEVCICVKRTGEECYMENDRDFWYHDLMGLPIANAKLKTEQTDAEDMLFILYTSGTTGRPKGQVHTHGGYSVYTSTTHKMVFDVKDDDRWWCAADPGWITGHSYIVYAPLINGSTVMMYEGAPNHPYPSRWWQMVEKYGITILYTSPTAIRGLMRFGDAWPERYDISSLRLLGSVGEPINPEAWKWYHKVIGNEKCPIMDTWWQTETGGFMITPLPITPLKPGSATKPFFGNEVAVVSDEGKEVKAGEEGKLVIKNPWPGMARTILNDEERYVNTYWKSYEKQGWYEAGDSARIDKDGYVWVIGRIDDVIKVSGYRLGTAEIESALVSHASVSEAAAIALPHELKGNAIHTFVILKAGEAESKELAADLQDHVASEMGPIAKPETVKFVDALPKTRSGKIMRRVLKARALGQDEGDLSTLEE; encoded by the coding sequence ATGGGTTCAAAAATAGAAGGCGATGTTTATTATCCATCCAAAGAAGTTATAAAACAGGCCAATGTGCAGGATTATGACAAGATGTATAAACGGTCTATTGAAGATCGTGAAGGCTTTTGGGCAGAACAGGCGGAACAGCTTGAATGGTACAAAAAATGGGATAAGGTTCTCGATGACAGTAAAAAGCCTTTCTATAAATGGTTCACGGGCGGAAAAACCAACATCATTCAAAACGCTATAGACAGACACCTAAAAACTTGGCGCAGGAATAAACTGGCCCTTATTTGGGAAGGTGAACCGGGCGATCTTAAAACTTATTCTTATCATGCCTTAAACCGCGAGGTATCAAAGTTTGGAAATGTTCTCAAAAGCATGGGTGTACAAAAAGGTGATGTGGTTACAATCTACATGCCCCAGGTTCCGGAGTTAGTAATTGCCATGTTAGCATGTGCCAAGATTGGAGCTGCACATAGTGTGGTTTATGGCGGTTTTAGCGTGGAAGCCCTTGCTGAAAGAATTGAGGATGCTGAGAGCAGGGTTTTAATTACGGCTGACGGTGGATATCGTCGCGGTAAACCAACTCGTTTGAAAGACATAGCCGATGCAGCGATTAAACGTTCTCCCAGGATTGAAGTGTGTATTTGTGTAAAACGTACCGGTGAAGAATGTTATATGGAAAATGACCGTGATTTCTGGTATCATGATTTAATGGGATTGCCAATTGCCAATGCCAAATTAAAAACCGAACAGACCGATGCCGAAGATATGCTTTTTATCCTTTATACTTCCGGTACAACAGGCCGTCCCAAAGGACAGGTTCATACTCACGGCGGCTACAGCGTTTATACCTCAACAACACACAAAATGGTATTTGATGTAAAAGATGACGACCGTTGGTGGTGTGCTGCCGACCCTGGTTGGATTACAGGTCATAGCTATATTGTTTATGCACCTTTGATTAATGGATCCACTGTAATGATGTATGAAGGTGCGCCAAACCATCCATATCCGAGCCGCTGGTGGCAAATGGTTGAAAAATATGGAATCACGATTTTATATACATCACCAACAGCTATACGTGGCCTAATGAGATTTGGTGATGCATGGCCGGAAAGATATGATATTTCATCATTGAGATTACTTGGTTCGGTAGGAGAGCCGATCAACCCGGAAGCATGGAAATGGTATCACAAGGTTATTGGAAATGAGAAGTGCCCAATTATGGATACATGGTGGCAAACTGAAACAGGCGGATTTATGATTACGCCATTACCAATAACGCCACTCAAACCCGGCTCGGCAACCAAACCATTTTTTGGAAATGAAGTCGCCGTTGTCAGCGATGAAGGTAAAGAAGTAAAGGCCGGTGAAGAAGGTAAATTGGTTATTAAAAATCCATGGCCGGGAATGGCGCGAACCATTTTGAATGACGAAGAGCGTTATGTAAATACCTACTGGAAAAGCTATGAAAAACAGGGCTGGTATGAGGCCGGTGATTCTGCACGTATTGATAAAGATGGTTATGTCTGGGTTATTGGCCGGATTGATGATGTAATAAAAGTAAGTGGCTATCGTCTGGGAACAGCAGAAATTGAAAGCGCTCTTGTTAGTCACGCATCTGTTTCTGAAGCGGCGGCAATTGCCCTTCCTCATGAACTAAAAGGTAACGCAATTCATACTTTTGTAATTTTAAAGGCCGGAGAAGCAGAAAGCAAAGAACTAGCTGCTGATTTGCAAGATCATGTTGCATCGGAGATGGGCCCAATTGCTAAACCGGAAACAGTGAAATTTGTTGATGCATTACCCAAAACAAGAAGCGGGAAAATAATGCGTCGTGTTTTAAAAGCCAGGGCGCTGGGTCAGGATGAAGGCGATTTAAGTACTTTGGAAGAATAG
- a CDS encoding cupin domain-containing protein has translation MSRSAESWIKELGLIKHPEGGWFKETYRSSEIVLTESLPDRFTGDRSFSTAIYFLLTSSEFSAFHRIKQDEIWHFYDGSSLTIHVIDPNGKYFTLNLGKEISEKESLQIVVKSGWLFGATVNLEESFSLVGCTVSPGFDFDDFKMPDREELSMQFPQHQDIIRKLTRDK, from the coding sequence ATGTCAAGATCAGCTGAAAGTTGGATTAAGGAACTCGGTCTTATTAAACATCCTGAAGGAGGCTGGTTCAAAGAAACATATCGCTCATCAGAGATAGTTTTAACTGAAAGCCTGCCGGATCGTTTTACAGGTGACCGCTCATTTTCAACCGCTATTTATTTCTTGCTGACATCAAGTGAGTTCTCCGCATTTCATCGCATAAAGCAAGATGAGATTTGGCATTTTTATGATGGCTCGTCATTGACCATTCACGTAATTGATCCGAATGGAAAATATTTTACTTTGAATCTGGGCAAAGAAATTTCTGAAAAAGAAAGCTTACAAATTGTTGTTAAATCCGGTTGGTTATTTGGCGCAACTGTAAACCTCGAAGAATCATTTTCTTTGGTTGGATGTACAGTTTCTCCCGGTTTTGACTTTGATGATTTTAAAATGCCTGATCGTGAAGAGTTGTCAATGCAATTTCCGCAACATCAAGATATAATCCGCAAACTTACCCGCGATAAATAA
- a CDS encoding flippase-like domain-containing protein: MREIIKERFVFSLKYFIGLILLGWILYKVDRQKMVETLLNLQIETIIIVLLFALINLSLQFRLWKYLIESHSHHYRIKDLLPSFFAGFALRLMIPGGHAEVTKVFLLQGRKRGKVIAFGVEKIFQTALKVVLVSFALSIVFPDYNLLWIVGALIIVGFFLSPIFLKKERFQKFQEKEVAYPKIFFTSLIHSLPIFACITLQYFYLLNQSFDVTLFQTGIVTVFIWGAGLIPISVSGLGVRENLAVFFLAQYSVPGAAAVGISLLVFFINAIIPAIIGIFTIMKRRHDIKEAGGEIKRMTKNVYQQGKKRFNGKKSEETRLKNKN, from the coding sequence GTGCGTGAAATAATAAAAGAACGTTTTGTTTTCAGCCTGAAGTATTTTATTGGCCTAATTCTTTTAGGCTGGATTTTGTATAAGGTAGACCGTCAAAAGATGGTTGAAACCTTACTTAACCTTCAAATCGAAACTATAATAATTGTACTACTTTTTGCACTGATTAATCTATCGCTTCAATTTCGTTTATGGAAATATCTGATTGAAAGCCATTCTCATCATTACAGGATTAAAGATCTGCTTCCTTCTTTTTTTGCAGGATTTGCTCTCCGCTTGATGATTCCCGGAGGTCATGCCGAAGTGACAAAAGTTTTTTTATTGCAGGGTAGAAAACGTGGTAAAGTTATCGCTTTTGGTGTTGAAAAAATTTTCCAGACAGCCCTGAAAGTTGTTTTAGTTTCTTTTGCTTTATCCATCGTTTTCCCGGATTATAATTTACTTTGGATTGTTGGTGCCTTAATAATTGTCGGATTTTTTCTTTCCCCCATTTTTTTAAAAAAAGAACGTTTTCAAAAATTTCAGGAAAAGGAAGTTGCATATCCAAAAATCTTTTTTACTTCATTGATTCATTCCCTGCCAATTTTTGCCTGTATTACTTTGCAATATTTTTACCTGCTTAACCAGTCTTTTGATGTTACACTTTTTCAAACGGGGATCGTAACTGTTTTCATCTGGGGTGCAGGGTTAATTCCGATTTCAGTTTCCGGGTTAGGTGTGCGGGAAAACCTGGCTGTTTTTTTCCTTGCGCAATACAGCGTTCCGGGGGCTGCGGCAGTTGGAATCTCTTTGCTTGTATTTTTTATCAACGCCATTATTCCAGCCATTATTGGCATTTTTACAATTATGAAACGACGCCACGATATTAAAGAAGCCGGCGGCGAAATTAAAAGAATGACAAAGAATGTTTATCAGCAAGGCAAGAAACGTTTTAATGGAAAAAAGAGCGAAGAAACAAGATTGAAGAATAAAAATTAA
- a CDS encoding DUF3667 domain-containing protein, translating to MPKKFLKNDICHNCKTHIGDNNYCPNCGQINSHKQIHLAQILKDLLGDYFTFDSKFFRSIWPLVGKPGHLTTEYVSGRRNTYILPLRLYIFTTFLFFLILSLSSKVDPFQIEEQQKHNVTADSLRQFLGSYKQDIPEDIREKLVLDLGINYKLEKKEKRDFTSSFVDSIKEYLEYANPQINDTLSSYYSTKIYSVFKFFKRNGRVSKPADKKLMEKLLDEVNYSQESKDLFFSRIDTGYIYRKTVWKSQNVNITFSGEDTASVGFLRELEKKAEYMFSQGSKGIAIFWSELIRQIPKIMFLVLPLFALLLKLFYIRQKIFYFNHLIFALHVHSLLFMYLIIAILIPNGWVIAGSILAIWVHTFLAFKNVYRQGKILTFFKLNSILLIYSFVNIFAFILLSMLAVWSV from the coding sequence ATGCCGAAGAAATTCTTAAAAAACGATATTTGCCATAATTGTAAAACGCATATCGGTGATAATAATTATTGCCCAAATTGTGGACAAATCAATTCGCATAAACAAATACATTTAGCTCAAATTTTAAAAGATTTACTGGGTGATTATTTTACTTTTGACAGTAAGTTTTTTAGAAGTATTTGGCCGCTTGTTGGTAAACCCGGTCACTTAACAACAGAGTACGTTTCAGGTAGAAGAAATACCTATATCTTACCCTTGCGGTTGTATATATTTACAACCTTTCTTTTTTTTCTAATTCTTTCTCTAAGCAGTAAAGTTGATCCTTTTCAAATTGAAGAACAGCAAAAACATAATGTCACTGCTGACAGCCTGCGGCAATTTTTAGGCTCATATAAACAAGATATCCCTGAAGATATTCGTGAAAAATTAGTGCTCGATTTAGGCATAAATTATAAACTTGAAAAAAAAGAAAAACGTGACTTTACAAGCAGTTTTGTTGATAGTATAAAAGAGTATCTCGAATATGCAAATCCTCAGATTAATGATACTTTATCAAGTTATTATTCAACAAAAATTTATTCCGTATTCAAATTTTTTAAACGTAATGGTCGGGTTTCGAAACCAGCCGATAAGAAGCTTATGGAAAAGTTGTTGGATGAAGTGAATTATTCGCAGGAATCGAAGGACTTATTTTTTAGCAGGATTGATACAGGTTATATTTATCGAAAAACAGTTTGGAAAAGTCAAAATGTAAATATAACATTTTCCGGCGAGGACACAGCCTCTGTTGGCTTCTTAAGGGAATTGGAAAAAAAAGCTGAATATATGTTTTCTCAAGGGAGCAAAGGCATAGCCATTTTTTGGAGTGAACTGATTCGGCAAATCCCTAAAATTATGTTCCTTGTTTTACCTTTGTTTGCACTGCTTCTTAAACTGTTTTATATCCGGCAGAAAATATTTTATTTTAATCACCTGATATTTGCTCTGCACGTCCATTCACTTCTTTTTATGTACCTGATTATTGCAATTCTAATTCCAAATGGATGGGTGATCGCTGGGAGCATTTTAGCCATTTGGGTACATACATTTTTGGCATTTAAAAATGTTTACCGGCAGGGAAAAATTCTAACTTTTTTTAAATTAAATTCAATTTTGCTGATTTATTCTTTCGTAAATATCTTTGCATTTATTCTATTATCAATGCTGGCCGTCTGGTCAGTTTAA